CAGTAGTCTAATTGTGGTTTGGGATGTAACTGCTCAGCAGTTGGGACTGACAGACTGGGGAAAGAGACCTAAGAGTGCTTGCCTGGCAGGTGCCTTTTGGAGAAGGGGTCCTTGGTTCTGTAAAGGTCTTTCACAGCATGGCTCCTGTCCAGCACTGGAATTCAGCTGGGGATCACCCCAACCTTAGCTCAGCTGCCGGGCAAAGAGAGGGGTCTCTGTCTCCGTGTCCAGCCCCCAGCGGATACACTTGTTGGCTGCCTGTCCACTTGTGTGCTGGGGCCTTTCAACCCTGGAGCCAGGTTGTAGGGTCAGCCTCCCAGCCTCACAGGGGCTGTGGGGCTGACTCTCAAGCTCCCTCTTCCTGCAGTGAGTAGCGGCTCTGTCACAGTGAATGCTGACTCCTCCGTGCAGTTACTGGCTGAGGAAGCTGTCACCTTGGACATGCTGGATCTGGGGGTGAGTGTCCTGGGGGAAGCAGGGGTTTGGTGGGAACAGGTGCCGGGCTGGGGTCCCTGCTCAGccctcacccacccccaccccctgcaggcAGCCAAAGCGAACCTGGAGAAGGCACAGTCGGAGCTGTTGGGGGCAGCAGACGAGGCCACTCGGGCTGAGATCCAAATCCGCATCGAGGCCAACGAGGCCTTGGTGAAGGCTCTGGAGTAGGCGGTGCCTGCCTCACACTGGTCCAGCTGGGAGACCTGGCCGGAGCTGGGCAAGGGTGGCCTGGCATGAAGACCCAGCTCCCCATGGGTGCAGGCTGACAGGGAGCGGGCCTGCGGGAAGCTGTCCTGTTAATAAGCCACTAGGGGGCAGCACAGTGCCAGTTTCTGCCCAGAGCGCCCCTTGGGGCCCTGCCCCTTTACGCTAAATAAACCCAGGTAAACAAGCCAGCTCTGGCAGGTTGGGTGGCTGGGGGCAAGCTGGGACACTTGCCCTGCCCGCGAGGAATGCTGTCCCCCTGGGGGGGTCTCCTGCCATCTGCACCACTGCTCTGCCCCTGCAGTGTCTGCTGCAGAGACCGCTGCTCCTAGCCACCGCCAGCagcctgccccctgcccagcccATATTAAAGACCTAGGATCCAACTTGTTTATGCTGATTTTATCCTGCTTGGTGGTGGGCTCCGGATTCAGTCCAGCGTCTCGCTGGCTTCCTGTGTCTGCCCACTGAGGCGGGGTGCTGAATGCTAGCTTCAGCTTTCCTGGGGCCGCAGGCTGTGTCCTGAAACATCCTGAGTGTCTGCAGTAagctgggggggggtggggacacTGCTAGTAAAACCAGGCTGGGTTCTGGTCTTCACCCCGAGAGGGTGGGGACAGGCAAAGGTCACCAAGCTGGGGCTGGGGATGGTGGGCAGGGGTGTGGTTTGCCACTTGTGGGCTGGGCCTGGGCTGCCCAGCGGACAGCAGGGCTCCACCAGGTTCCAGACTGACGTGTGCCCCGTGGGCGCCCCGCCCTAGCTGCCCTGGGAAGGGGCTGGCTCTGCCTGCTCCCATGGAGGCCCCGCCCTGTGTTCGCCTGGCCTGTGGGTGGCCCCAGCTGGCCAGGCGCCCAGTCCCTGGTGGTGTTGGCACCTCCGTGGCACCCCGGCCCCTGGAATGGCCCCAGATGGGTGGGGTGGCTGGGCGGGGGCGGTCCTGGCACCTGGAAGCTTCAGTGCTATCCCACCTCCTTCAGCCAGTCATTCCTTTTTTTGCAACTGAGGGGTGTCCTGGAACTGGCTTCAGGTGGCCGGCAGGAATCGCCTTGCCCCCTTCCTGGCCCTGGGTCCAAGCAGAGCGGGCAGGGGATTCCAGGGGAGTGAATGTGTGGGAGAGCTCGGGCCTCCCTGTGTGTCACTGGCAGCCAGAAGGTGACAGAGAGGCCACTCCAGGGCTCTTCATTGGTACGGATGGGCTGCGCGGTCTTGTGTCATGGTCCCGTGCGAATGACTGTCCCACGGCTGTTTCTGAGGCTTGGTGTCCCGGGAGCTGCCATGCCAGCTTGCAGCTCTGAAGAGGGTGTTTGTCCAGGCTTGATCCTTCTGGGCAGGTGAAGCCCAAGCAGCCAGCCCCCACTTGCCCAAGAACCCCCAGCTCAGATAAAGCTGGAACTGCTGTGGGGGCTCAGgtgcagcccccccccccccctgccAAAGGCTTAGGGCACAGATTTTCCGACTTCTGGCCAGCTCCTTATCTGGTCTATAAATAAGAGTGAGGACACGGCAGGGGGCCTGCGGAAGGAGACCATCGCCGACCACTGAAGCAGCGGCCCTGACACCAGGTAACCTGCCCCCGGCATTCTGGGACTGGGACACAGCTGAGCCCCACAGTGCAGAGCAGGCCCCCTGAGGGATGGGCAAGGCTTGGATCCTGGCCTGGGGACCCCTGTGCTGATAGACTGCAGGGATGGCCAGCACAGGCCAGGTCTTGTCCTGGGGTCAGGGCACCCAGGGTGGGAGTGGTCACAGGGCCAGGAACCAGGGACCATGACCCCCTACTGAGAGTGCAGGCTAGGTGGTGCCCAAGGGCTCATCTCCTTCCCGGGAAGGGATGCCCTCATATCTGGAGTGTGCTCGCAACCTGGGACCAGCAGCCAGGTGAGAGGGGTCTTCTGAGAAGGAGAGCCTGAAGCAGGCTGATCTGGCATGTTTATCAACTTGGACTTGCAAAGCCAGGCAGGGGCTGGTCCCCTCCTGTGTGTGTGACCTTCAGGAGCCCCATGCCAGGACCAGCCCACTCCCCTGCAggcagaggaacccagccaggtgAGATGAGAGACCCACCTGAGGTCTCCACAACACCCCCACCCAGTGCCACCTGCTCACTTGAGGGTTCCACCTGGCCTGCCCGCCCTGGAGTCCCACTGTGCTCAGATGCTGCGGCTTCAGAGCCCACGTCCCCGATGCTGCCTCCCTGCTCTCCCTGAATGTAGGCCAACGGCCTGGTCCCACACCTGACCTTGGGGCCCTCTTTCAAGCCTCTTGTGCTTGTCGTGGACTTGCTCCTCCCTGGAGCTCTTCTGTCTCTGGCAAGCTCTTGTCCATCCCTCAGGCCCAGGCCTGATCCTGTGGGACTGGGAGTGTCTGGGTGTGCCTGTGacagggtggggggcagaggctgggggacCTTGGGTGGGAGCAGGATGAGGACTGGCTCCATCCTAGaaaggagcacagccctgggaggggccccagggcaagggtggaggtggaggtggttGGGTGAGATAAAGGGAGGCACAGATAAGTGGATGGGGGTGGCCTGGGGTCCCCCTCCTCTGGACAGAGAGGGCCCTGCCCTCAGTCAGGGTCACCCTTAGAAAGCCTACACGAGGCAGCCAGCAAAGACAAAGCTGCAGACAAACCAATGGCTGTATGCCCTCGGTTTCATCACCTGTAAGATGGGTAGGGTGAGTACACCCACAGCCAAGGCTGGACACCAGCAGGTGAGCTAACCTAATGGGCTGATGTCGATCGCCAGGCTTAGGTGAGGGCCCTGTATCCCTGGGGTTCTGGAGAGACCTGCTGTATTTTACTCCATACCACAGGATCTCATAAAGGTCACTGCCCTCCAGAGTCACAAAGCCCAGCAGGTAATGACGGATGCACAGGGCAGGCCTGGAGCTGGTGAATCGCTCCATAAATACCCTCTGAGGTCACCGTTAAGGGatgcaggaggccagggcagcTGGCTGGGGCACCCCCACTGCAGGCAGGTGACTCGGGCCTGTTTTCCTGGACGCAGGCCGCTGACTCAGGCACCCTTTCCCGTTCCCCGATGCTGGCGCCCCCAGGCGGAAACACCGGGCCTGGGGTAGCAGGAAAGGGGCGGGGCAACAAATCCAGCCGTGCACCCCAAAACCCTATGGCGGGGGCCGGAGTGCGGGTGCCCTCAGTCGTCAGCGCTGCCGACCGTGACCCTTGTTTCGTAGCATTCAAGGAGGGctacaccccgccccccaccccgcttcCCCCCGTTTAAAAGGGCGAAGCTTAGGGGGCGTGTGGCCCAGGCCGGACGGTGCCCCAGGGCCTGGCCGACAGGCAGGGGCGGGGGCCAGCCTGCGTCACCGCCCGCCCGGCCCCCCGCCCCCTGGCCACCTAAACTCCACCCCGAGGGAAGGCGGTGCGGATAAAGGCTCGGGGGCCGCCCGCTTAGCCCCAGACCGGCTCCGCCACCGCGTACTCGTCCCGGACGTGGGTACACTCAGGACAGTTGGGACCTCGGACGGGCCGCTCCCGGTGAGTGGGGGGCGGGACCTCACTGGCCGAAGAAGAGGGTTCTCACTCTAGGCTCTTAAGGGTGCCctacttttctttgttctttgagCAGGCAGGGTTCAAGGTGTCTCCAACCCTGGGGAGCCCCTTGGGAACCGGAATGGGAAGGACTCGGCGCTGCCGGCAGAGCCCAGTCTGGACctctgcccccgccccgcccccggggcACTCCCACTCCCCGTGAGTGACCTTGAGTTAGTTTCCGTTCTGGCCTCTGTTTCCCCGACTGTGTAGCCCCAGTCTACTGACACAGAGGCTTAACGCTCTTAGGCTCCCTTAACGCCCGCAGTCCCGTCTGACTGCCCCCTACCCCGGGCTGCATCGGCGCCCCCTGCCCGGGTCTCTGGGCAGCGCTCCCGGGCGGGGCCGGCAGAGGGCGCGCCAGCGCTGCTGACTCACCGCAGCCCCGAGCGGCGCGCGCGGGCGCAGCCGGGGACGCCGCGTCACGTCACGGCTCGGGCGGGCGCGACTCGGGAAGCGGGCCCGGCCCGCGGGACGGGGGTGGGACGCGAGGTGGCACAGGCGCGGGAGGGGCCGTCCGGCAGCGGCCACGTCACCGGAGTGCAGGCCCCGCCCGCAGCTCCACCCCGTGCAGGGGCTTCAAACTTCTCGGGAAAGTGGGCGCCGCAGGCAGACCCTGCCGCGAGTCCTTCAGCGGGGACCCAGCCATGAGGCGCGGGGATCGCGTCCCGCTTCCGCTTGCAGCGGTTTCCCGGACGGGCACAGGGGGAGGCCCCGGCTTCCTACTCTTCCAGCTTTGGGCCGCCGCCTTATCCCACGGCAAACCACCCCAACCCGGGGTCCCGGGCCCCGGGCCCCGAGCGCCCCGCCGCCCGCCCTTTGTTGAGGGTCCCGGCCTTATGAATGGctgcggcggggcggggcgggggtgggggcgggccgGAGCggcgccggccccgcccccgccgcacTCCGCTTGGCCGCCGGgtcgggggcggggagaggggcggGCCCGCGCGGCCACGTGGGGCGGTGCCTCGGCGGCTCCCATTGGCCGGACCGCGCTGCCGACTGGGCTTTCGGCGCACGCTGATTGGTCGGCGCGGGCCGGCGGAGTAAGTAGTGAATGGGAGGGGGCGGCGGCCCCGCCCCTCGGAACGTTGATacattataacttttttttctgttactttcaCCCCCAGATCctctggcggcggcggcggcgacggctGTTGCTAAGGGAGGGGACGCGAGGGGAAGCACGGCCCGAGTAGCAGACATCCTTGAGCGTGGCTGGGTGAGCGGCGCCCCCTTCTCTGGGACCCTTCCCCGAGCCCGCCGCCCTGGAAAGGAGTTGGGAGTGTAGTCCCCACCTAGGAAGGCGCCCCGGCGAGCCGACGCGACCTCGGAGCTCCACTCGGATTTCTGATTCCTGATTCGCTTTCCACTCCTGGGAGCTTCTCCAAAGGGACGCTCGGTGCCCTCCGCTTCCAGGGACTCAGAGGAAACCAGTTTGGGATCTCTTCCCCCAACCCGCCCTGCCCGGAGGCGCGGCGAGAATTGGCGGCGCCCCGCGGACCCCAGCCCCTCAGCGCGGGCCGGGGATGGAGCCGCAGCCCGGCGGCGCCCGGAGCTGCCGGCGCGGGGCCCCCGGCGGCGCCTGCGAGCTGAGCCCGACGGCCGAGACGGCGCCCATGAGCCTGGCCATCCACAGCACGACAGGCACCCGCTACGAGCTGTCGGTGCCCCCCGACGAGACGGTGGAGGGGCTGCGCAAGCGGCTGTCCCAGCGCCTCAAAGTGCCCAAGGAGCGCCTGGCGCTGCTCCACAAAGACACGTAGGTACCGCGCGCCCCCAGCCCCCGCGCCGCCCCCTCGGGCCCCGGCCCCGGGGCGGGAACAAAGAGCGCGCCGCTCGGGGAAGGAAGGGGGCGGCCAGACGGGGTACGGGGGCGCGCCGCGCGCTCACGGGCGCCCTCTGCTCGGCCTGCGTGTCtcggccccctcccccgcccgggGTCGCTGCACAAAGGCGGTTGCGAGGGCGCCTCGGGTCGGGCTTAGGCGGCGTCCCCCACGGGAAGGCAGGAGGCCCGGAAGGAGTAGGGGTCCCagctgcgggggtggggggctctgcgGGGGCCTCCTCTGCCTGCGACCCGCCGGCTTCCGCATCTGTTCAGCGGCCCCCTTTGCGTCTGGCTGTTTCACCCCCTACTCGCGTCTCTCTGCCCCCCTTTGTTCTCGCCACCGAGCGCTCTCCGCAGTCTACCCCTCCCCCCTGCCATTTAAATCGCCTCCAGGCCGGGGAGCCCTCCCTCCGCGGGCCTCCGGGGACACGCAATGTCCATCCCCAGCGGAGGGGcccggtgggggaggggagggtgggggagggtctCCTTTGTCTGAGCGGCGGCGGCTTGcgcctgggagggagggagggaggaggggagcccGCCCGGCAAAGCCCCGAAAGGCTAAGCGCTTGGCCCGCAGGGACAGCCCAGGCCCGGGTGGTTGAATTACAAGGGGGCggccccggggtggggggagtgtgCCAAGGGGCGCGCTGTGCGTGGATGGTGAAAAAGTGCTTTGCTGAGGCGCAACTGGAGTGTCCCAGTCCAGAACTGGGGTTCCTTGGAATAAGGGGTTTGAACTGCCAGCATGGGACTCCCAGGGTCTGACCTCCACCCTCCACACAAACTCGGGGCCCTGGATCTGGAAACCAGGAAGGGGTGGGGGCGATGGACTCCTGTCTCTACCACATAAGCATAGCCCTCCCCCGCGGACTCTGCTTCCGAGTCCCTGCCTTGTCTCGGCGGCGGCATAGCCtcaccctcttccttcctcccccccTCAGCCGGCTCAGTTCGGGGAAGCTGCAGGAGTTCGGCGTGGGGGATGGCAGCAAGCTGACGCTCGTGCCCACCGTGGAGGCGGGCCTCATGGTAAATGGCTGGGGCAGCGAGCCCCGAAGCCCCGCGTTAGCAGGCAGCCCTCTCCCCTGCGAGCACACCCCCCAGCACTGACACGGAACCCCGTCCCTGCAgggctgcccaccccaccccaccccaccccaccccactcctcctCAGGGCCCATCCTCAAggtctcctcttcttccttcctctctctgtagtctcaggcctccaggccagaacaaTCTGTGATGCAGGCCCTGGAGAGCTTGACAGAGACCCAGGTAAGATGCGCGCCagcgccctccccacccctgggggCAACCGGTGGAGTGCCCGGCCACTCCGGAGAGCTTTGGGGTTGTTTGTGCTCCCAGGAGGCctgtgggaaggggaggggacgCGCCGCTCCGCCTTCGTGCCAGCTTGGCCTGGTCACCcagcttcctcttcctcctccccgcccccccagcaCTCTCCACCTGACCTTGAGATACTTCTCTCCCACGGTGGCCTCCATGGGGGAGGGGGCCCAGCTTTCACAAGCCTGCCTGCGGGGTGACCTTGGCCCATGCTCTCACACCACTCCCACACACCCGGGCCTGCGTCCCCAGCCCCACCGGCTTTGTCGTGGAGCTCCCCCTGCCCAGACTGCGGTTTCCCCAGAGCAACATTTCTGATAGGAGGGTGGTTCTGGGTGACATTCCTTCCGCCTTCTGTGACCCCATTGTGAGGGGTGGGGAGTCACCCCTACTCCTCCTTCCTCTGGCCTTTGTTCTCTGCCCCaaaagggggagggggtgggggcgccCAGCCCTGGGGCCAGCACAGCCCAGACAGGATGTTAGGAAAATATTTAGTAAGCGCGGGAGGGCGATGAGGAGGAAGGCTGGGGCTGGCCCACACAGGGTTCCCGGTTTtgttgcagcttttttttttttttccctcctttcctcatttttctgGCAGTGGGGCCCTCCTCCCAGGAGGGTGACACAGGCCTCAGCTATCCGCCTGCTgccagggtgggggtggcaaGTCCTCGGCCTCCCTGGCTGGGCTGGCCCCCGGCCTCAGAACCTGCTCAGCGgcttcccttcctcctgccccgaGGCCCTCGCCCCCTCCCCGGCGTGCTGCGTCCTGCCCTTGCCAGCCGGCTAGcacaggggaggagaaggggccctGGGAGCTGGGTGGTCCGCCACTGGGAGGGGCAGAGGAGTTGGGGGAGAGCCGGGAGCCAGCTGGGGGTGTGCTTTCTGGGGCAGGTGTGACCTGAGCTCCCTGctcctggggaggggggcggtgctGTGGTTGGCAGGGGGCCCCTGGGGCGTGTTGGGTTCACATCCGCCCCAGGGTGCCTGCGTCAGGAGGGAGTCGGGGAGGCGCTGGGGCTGGGCGGAGTGACTGGGCTCCCAGCACTGCTTCCCTGCCTGGCACCAAGTCATGCCTGCCCCTTCGCCCTCCCCTGGGAGGAAGTTGCAGGGTGGAGTTGGAGGGGGCAGCCACTCTTACAAAGCCACCCAGGCCCTTTCTGCAAAGGGCAtctctggggctggggagggcacATGCAGAAGGGGCTGCGGGGAGTGGGGAGTGCACTTTGTCCGCCTCCTTTGCCTCCTCCCCATGGCCCCCAAAGTAGGGAAGGTTACACCAGCCGCTGCCAGCAgagagcagggaggaggaggtggttctGAGTCATCCCAGCCTGTGTCATTTCTCAGAAACCTCCACCCCCCCCACAATCCCGGCCCCTGGGGAGAGCGCAGTGCTGGCGGGCCCCCAAAGGAGGGGTCCAGTGCAGATGGGGGGATCTTACAGGCTCCTCACCTGCTCCAAAGGGGTTGCCAGGTTGGAGATTCATGTTTGCATGGGCTGTATTGAGGCCTTGGGGGACTAAGGCCACAGTGTGAATGGTCAGGGCCCCCCCACTGCCAGCAGAGGCAACGCCTCCCCCTCAGCCTCAGCCCCGCCCAGGACAGATAAATATTTATCTTGAGAAAGCAAAGGTTAGGACAAGAATTTGTCCAGGAATTCCACCCACTCGCTGTCCGAGTAGTAGCTTAGCTGGGAGGGGGCCTGAGCCTAGCCCCTGCAGTGTGCACAGGCAGAGAGAGGGTGAGGAGAGGTGTGAGCTGGGGGTTGTTTGAGAGCAGAGATGCCGTCTGGGCCCCGCCCCCTCTGGCTCGGTTTCCCCTTGAAAGAACCAAGTTGGCCAGGGTGGGCCAGGCCCCCGTCTTATCTGCCTCTGTCCCGCCTCTGTCCCCCCACAGCCCCCAGCGGCTCCCGACCTGGGCCGGGCTGGCGGAGGCGGCTTCCGGAAATACCGATTCATTTTATTTAAGCATCCGTGGCACCGACAGGGACCCCAGAACCCACAGAGGGGCGGCGAGaggccccaggtcacacagcgtggggggccgggccgggccgggctggGGACACTGCGGGCTGGGGCCCTAGGCTTGACGGGCCTCTCTCTGCAGGTCAGTGACTTCTTGTCAGGACGCTCGCCGCTGACCCTGGCGCTGCGTGTGGGGGACCACATGATGTTTGTCCAGTTGCAGCTCGCAGCCCAGCATGCCCCGCTGCAGCACCGCCAcgtgctggctgctgctgctgccgccacccGCGGGGACCCCAGCATGACCACCACCCCTGTGTCCTCTCCCTGCCGGCCAGTGTCCAGTGCTGCCCGTGTCCCCCCAGTGCCCACCAGCCCTGCCCCCGCATCTTCACCTGTCACAGCCGGCTCTTTCCGCTCCCATTCAGCCTCTACCACCTGCCCCGAGGTGAGTCTGGGGAAGGGTGCAGCGGGAGGACAGCAGACCCCCAGATATGTCTTCTGTATCCAGAATCCCATAGTTGTCCCCACAACCTGGTCTTGCATGGTATGGTGGGTGATATCCTGGCCCTGAACCCTAAGGGTTACTCTCACACCCCAAGCTCATGTGCCCTCCTTCCCCATCAGCAGATGGACTGTTCCCCCGCTGCCAGCACTGGTGCCAGCCCCACATCCCCGACTGGGAGCAGCCCCACCTCCCGCTCCCGCAAACCTGGCGCAGTCATCGAGAGCTTCGTGAACCACGCCCCGGGGGTCTTCTCAGGGACCTTCTCTGGTAGGTGTCAGAATGTCCCCATGAGCGGTAACACACACACTAGGCATGAGACGCTCCCCGGGGTGGCCACGTACATGCCTGGCTATACGGCCAGCCACAGGTCCACTAATGGGGGTGCAAGTGCCCAAGTCAGCCAGGGGTGCCCTATGTACACGTGGAACCCCGCACTGCCAAGGCCACACATCCACCACTGCAGTGTCCTCATCCGTGTCTCCCCACAGGCACACTGCACCCCAACTGCCAGGACAGCAGTGGGCGGCCGAGGCGGGACATCGGGACCATCCTGCAGATCCTCAATGACCTCCTAAGCGCCACACGGCACTACCAGGGCATGCCCCCATCACTCACACAGCTGCGTTGCCACGCCCAGTGCACCCCAGACCTCGGCCCCAAAACTACCTCCTGTGAGAAGCTGGCGGCCGCGGCCCCGGCCTCCCTGAGCCAGGCCCGCTTGTGCAAGCCCCCGGGTAAGTGTCCCCCTTGCATCCCCCCTCCATGGGTc
The nucleotide sequence above comes from Bos indicus isolate NIAB-ARS_2022 breed Sahiwal x Tharparkar chromosome 7, NIAB-ARS_B.indTharparkar_mat_pri_1.0, whole genome shotgun sequence. Encoded proteins:
- the MIDN gene encoding midnolin isoform X4; the encoded protein is MEPQPGGARSCRRGAPGGACELSPTAETAPMSLAIHSTTGTRYELSVPPDETVEGLRKRLSQRLKVPKERLALLHKDTRLSSGKLQEFGVGDGSKLTLVPTVEAGLMSQASRPEQSVMQALESLTETQVSDFLSGRSPLTLALRVGDHMMFVQLQLAAQHAPLQHRHVLAAAAAATRGDPSMTTTPVSSPCRPVSSAARVPPVPTSPAPASSPVTAGSFRSHSASTTCPEMDCSPAASTGASPTSPTGSSPTSRSRKPGAVIESFVNHAPGVFSGTFSGTLHPNCQDSSGRPRRDIGTILQILNDLLSATRHYQGMPPSLTQLRCHAQCTPDLGPKTTSCEKLAAAAPASLSQARLCKPPGDRLRQTENRATRCKVERLQLLLQQKRLRRKARRDARGPYHWPPSRKAGRSDSTGSGGGGSPSEAAGLGLDFEDSVWKPEVNPDIKSEFVVA
- the MIDN gene encoding midnolin isoform X2, with the translated sequence MEPQPGGARSCRRGAPGGACELSPTAETAPMSLAIHSTTGTRYELSVPPDETVEGLRKRLSQRLKVPKERLALLHKDTRLSSGKLQEFGVGDGSKLTLVPTVEAGLMSQASRPEQSVMQALESLTETQPPAAPDLGRAGGGGFRKYRFILFKHPWHRQGPQNPQRGGERPQVSDFLSGRSPLTLALRVGDHMMFVQLQLAAQHAPLQHRHVLAAAAAATRGDPSMTTTPVSSPCRPVSSAARVPPVPTSPAPASSPVTAGSFRSHSASTTCPEMDCSPAASTGASPTSPTGSSPTSRSRKPGAVIESFVNHAPGVFSGTFSGTLHPNCQDSSGRPRRDIGTILQILNDLLSATRHYQGMPPSLTQLRCHAQCTPDLGPKTTSCEKLAAAAPASLSQARLCKPPGDRLRQTENRATRCKVERLQLLLQQKRLRRKARRDARGPYHWPPSRKAGRSDSTGSGGGGSPSEAAGLGLDFEDSVWKPEVNPDIKSEFVVA
- the MIDN gene encoding midnolin isoform X3; protein product: MEPQPGGARSCRRGAPGGACELSPTAETAPMSLAIHSTTGTRYELSVPPDETVEGLRKRLSQRLKVPKERLALLHKDTRLSSGKLQEFGVGDGSKLTLVPTVEAGLMSQASRPEQSVMQALESLTETQVSDFLSGRSPLTLALRVGDHMMFVQLQLAAQHAPLQHRHVLAAAAAATRGDPSMTTTPVSSPCRPVSSAARVPPVPTSPAPASSPVTAGSFRSHSASTTCPEQMDCSPAASTGASPTSPTGSSPTSRSRKPGAVIESFVNHAPGVFSGTFSGTLHPNCQDSSGRPRRDIGTILQILNDLLSATRHYQGMPPSLTQLRCHAQCTPDLGPKTTSCEKLAAAAPASLSQARLCKPPGDRLRQTENRATRCKVERLQLLLQQKRLRRKARRDARGPYHWPPSRKAGRSDSTGSGGGGSPSEAAGLGLDFEDSVWKPEVNPDIKSEFVVA
- the MIDN gene encoding midnolin isoform X1; the protein is MEPQPGGARSCRRGAPGGACELSPTAETAPMSLAIHSTTGTRYELSVPPDETVEGLRKRLSQRLKVPKERLALLHKDTRLSSGKLQEFGVGDGSKLTLVPTVEAGLMSQASRPEQSVMQALESLTETQPPAAPDLGRAGGGGFRKYRFILFKHPWHRQGPQNPQRGGERPQVSDFLSGRSPLTLALRVGDHMMFVQLQLAAQHAPLQHRHVLAAAAAATRGDPSMTTTPVSSPCRPVSSAARVPPVPTSPAPASSPVTAGSFRSHSASTTCPEQMDCSPAASTGASPTSPTGSSPTSRSRKPGAVIESFVNHAPGVFSGTFSGTLHPNCQDSSGRPRRDIGTILQILNDLLSATRHYQGMPPSLTQLRCHAQCTPDLGPKTTSCEKLAAAAPASLSQARLCKPPGDRLRQTENRATRCKVERLQLLLQQKRLRRKARRDARGPYHWPPSRKAGRSDSTGSGGGGSPSEAAGLGLDFEDSVWKPEVNPDIKSEFVVA